From one Lycium ferocissimum isolate CSIRO_LF1 chromosome 5, AGI_CSIRO_Lferr_CH_V1, whole genome shotgun sequence genomic stretch:
- the LOC132057140 gene encoding receptor-like cytoplasmic kinase 176: protein MGICLSNEIKAETIIYTGTTGVGSKSVSGNGTDTSNSNSKMSSGSVPPTPRSEGEILQSSNLRRFTFNELRAATRNFRPDSVLGEGGFGSVFKGWVDEQTLLASKPGAGIVIAVKKLNQEGAQGHREWLAEINYLGQLRHPNLVRLIGYCLEDDHRLLVYEFMPKGSMENHLFRRGSYFEALSWSLRMKVAVGAARGLAFLHNAETSVIYRDFKTANILLDSNYNAKLSDFGLARDGPTGDKSHVSTRVMGTYGYAAPEYLSTGHLTAKSDVYGFGVVLLEILSGKKAIDKNRPQGEHNLVEWSRPYLTSKRRVFRVLDSRLEGQYSLTRALKVANIALNCLAVDPKSRPSMDEVVTALEQLQESKDTVKNDTNKDGQLNRLSSQSSGELNKSCRSSSGETPRVANYPRPSASHRSI, encoded by the exons ATGGGGATTTGTTTGAGCAATGAAATCAAGGCTGAGACTATAATTTATACTGGTACAACAG GGGTTGGTTCTAAAAGTGTTAGTGGAAATGGTACTGATACTAGTAATTCAAATAGCAAAATGTCGTCAGGCTCCGTACCCCCGACTCCCAGGAGTGAGGGTGAGATCTTGCAGTCGTCCAACTTGAGGAGATTTACTTTCAACGAACTCCGAGCAGCTACTAGAAACTTCCGTCCTGACAGTGTACTAGGTGAAGGAGGTTTTGGTTCTGTTTTCAAGGGGTGGGTCGATGAACAAACTCTTTTAGCATCAAAACCCGGTGCTGGCATTGTGATAGCTGTGAAGAAGTTGAACCAAGAAGGTGCACAGGGGCACCGCGAATGGCTG GCTGAGATAAATTATCTCGGTCAACTACGGCATCCGAATCTTGTAAGATTGATTGGTTATTGCTTAGAGGATGATCACAGGCTTCTAGTCTACGAGTTCATGCCTAAGGGTAGCATGGAGAATCATTTATTCAGGA GAGGCTCGTACTTTGAAGCACTTTCTTGGAGCCTCCGCATGAAAGTTGCTGTTGGTGCTGCAAGGGGCCTTGCATTTCTTCATAATGCTGAAACAAGTGTCATTTACAGGGATTTCAAGACTGCTAATATCCTGCTTGATTCA AACTACAATGCCAAGCTTTCTGATTTTGGGTTGGCGAGGGATGGCCCAACCGGAGACAAAAGCCATGTCTCTACACGGGTTATGGGAACTTACGGATATGCTGCTCCAGAGTATCTTTCAACAG GTCATCTTACTGCAAAGAGCGATGTATACGGCTTCGGAGTCGTTCTCTTGGAAATTCTATCTGGTAAGAAAGCAATAGACAAGAATCGACCACAAGGGGAACACAATCTTGTTGAGTGGTCAAGACCATACTTGACCAGCAAACGCAGAGTTTTCCGTGTTCTAGATTCCCGTCTTGAAGGACAATATTCACTCACTCGCGCCCTTAAGGTAGCAAACATTGCACTTAACTGCCTAGCCGTGGACCCCAAGTCGAGACCATCGATGGACGAGGTAGTAACAGCTCTCGAGCAGCTTCAGGAGTCAAAGGATACCGTGAAAAATGATACTAACAAGGATGGGCAATTAAATCGGCTTAGCAGTCAATCAAGTGGCGAGCTCAACAAGTCATGCAGAAGCAGTTCAGGAGAGACGCCTCGTGTAGCAAATTATCCAAGACCTTCAGCTTCGCATCGTTCTATCTAA